One genomic segment of Ignavibacteriales bacterium includes these proteins:
- a CDS encoding response regulator — MNLIESIPKKQSSLIEVLIVEDEALIGWSLSHVLRKAGFAVTIVDSGEEAIEKSLSSHFDIVLTDYKLPNIDGFQVASKIKANFPNVPVIMMSAYGDSLAYQNNLQSSVDRFIEKPFNLAEIPDLLSRFTSNLRK, encoded by the coding sequence ATGAATCTTATTGAATCTATACCCAAAAAACAAAGTTCACTGATAGAAGTTTTGATCGTAGAAGATGAAGCTCTTATCGGATGGTCGTTATCTCACGTTCTCAGGAAAGCCGGTTTTGCCGTGACTATAGTTGATAGCGGAGAGGAAGCGATTGAAAAATCATTATCATCGCATTTTGACATTGTGCTGACAGATTACAAGCTGCCGAATATAGATGGTTTTCAGGTCGCTTCTAAAATAAAAGCAAATTTCCCAAATGTGCCTGTTATTATGATGAGTGCTTATGGAGACTCTCTCGCATACCAAAATAATTTACAATCTTCAGTCGATCGTTTCATTGAAAAACCTTTTAACCTGGCTGAGATTCCAGATCTTCTAAGCAGATTCACTTCAAATCTTAGAAAGTGA
- a CDS encoding sigma-54-dependent Fis family transcriptional regulator, giving the protein MYCKKILIVDDERLIRWSLKQELIKSGFEVIEAESVNSARRAIDDNDPDIMILDQMLPDGTGIDLLTEIQQTNRIMPVIMLTAVDKSNTAVKALKLGAFDYITKPLNIEELKIILERACESTRLKRQVAQLLKDQEKNGGFSGILGSSPPMKKVGEQINKIAQSSGTTVLITGESGTGKELAAKAIHFLSDRRDKSFLPVNFSALTETLVESELFGHEKGAFTDARQQKKGLFEIADSGTILLDEIGDISPKVQVKLLRVLEQKVFQRVGGTHDISVDVRIIAATNQPLEQLVKQDKFRSDLYYRLNVATIQMPPLRDRGDDIITLAEYFVHEFNIAFHKNFKGVSEEAKKIFLEYEWPGNVRELRNVVERAVLMDDGEYIFSHSIELGHIHKLRHEKPEFAFELGSSGQSLDDIEKQILSRALEKTNSNQSQAAKILKISRDTLRYRMKKHNLL; this is encoded by the coding sequence ATGTATTGCAAAAAAATATTGATTGTTGACGACGAGCGTCTGATCCGATGGTCGTTGAAGCAAGAATTAATTAAGAGCGGATTCGAAGTTATCGAAGCAGAATCGGTCAATTCTGCTCGCCGGGCAATCGACGATAATGATCCCGATATCATGATTTTAGATCAGATGTTACCAGATGGGACAGGAATAGATCTTTTGACTGAAATACAGCAAACCAACAGAATTATGCCAGTAATCATGTTGACGGCAGTCGATAAGTCCAATACCGCAGTTAAGGCGCTAAAGCTGGGAGCTTTTGATTATATAACTAAACCGTTGAATATCGAAGAATTAAAAATAATCCTCGAGAGAGCTTGCGAATCAACGCGATTGAAACGTCAGGTTGCACAATTGTTGAAAGATCAAGAAAAGAACGGCGGATTTTCCGGAATACTCGGTTCGTCTCCGCCAATGAAGAAGGTTGGTGAGCAGATCAATAAAATTGCTCAAAGCAGCGGCACAACGGTGTTGATTACCGGTGAGAGCGGAACGGGAAAAGAGCTTGCGGCAAAAGCGATTCATTTTCTCAGCGATAGGCGTGATAAATCTTTTTTACCTGTGAATTTTTCTGCGCTTACGGAAACGCTTGTTGAAAGCGAATTATTCGGTCACGAGAAAGGCGCCTTCACGGATGCTCGTCAACAGAAAAAGGGTTTATTTGAGATTGCTGATAGCGGAACGATTTTACTCGACGAGATAGGAGATATATCTCCAAAAGTTCAAGTTAAATTGTTAAGAGTGCTGGAACAAAAGGTATTCCAAAGAGTGGGTGGGACTCATGATATAAGTGTCGATGTCCGCATCATTGCTGCAACAAATCAACCGCTCGAACAATTGGTGAAACAAGATAAATTTCGCTCCGATTTGTATTACAGATTAAACGTTGCAACTATTCAAATGCCGCCGCTTCGTGATCGCGGTGACGATATCATAACGCTTGCCGAATATTTCGTTCATGAATTCAACATTGCTTTTCATAAGAATTTTAAAGGTGTTTCTGAGGAAGCAAAAAAAATATTTTTAGAATATGAATGGCCCGGTAATGTCCGCGAATTAAGAAATGTTGTTGAACGTGCTGTTTTAATGGACGATGGAGAATATATTTTTTCGCACTCGATAGAGCTAGGGCACATTCATAAATTAAGACATGAAAAACCCGAATTTGCGTTCGAGCTTGGCTCATCTGGTCAATCGTTAGATGATATAGAAAAGCAAATTTTATCGAGAGCGCTTGAAAAAACTAACTCCAACCAATCGCAAGCTGCCAAGATTTTGAAGATCAGCCGAGATACGCTGCGCTACAGAATGAAGAAGCACAATCTATTATGA
- a CDS encoding molybdenum cofactor guanylyltransferase — MIELRTHIVGVILAGGKSSRMGQNKAMLEFRGKPFIQHIAETLKYFFEKVIVISDDLEVYKFMNLPIYNDHYKNSGPLAGIHAAMINIRKNLFVTSCDIPMIEKEVIHSLIKLSDDGDIITYSINGNVQPFPGIYKNSCRTELEIALNNKNLSVHNFIKNCKLKIFPFEKYFQKNSSLTFENINTSFQYLSLLKSDL, encoded by the coding sequence TTGATAGAATTAAGAACACATATCGTTGGGGTAATCCTCGCCGGCGGGAAAAGTTCACGGATGGGACAGAATAAAGCAATGCTCGAATTCCGCGGCAAACCGTTTATTCAACATATCGCTGAAACACTGAAATATTTTTTTGAAAAAGTAATTGTCATTTCGGATGATTTGGAAGTATATAAATTTATGAATCTGCCAATTTACAACGATCATTATAAAAATTCTGGACCACTTGCTGGCATTCATGCTGCGATGATAAACATCCGTAAAAATTTATTTGTTACATCGTGCGACATTCCCATGATTGAAAAAGAAGTTATACATTCTTTAATTAAATTATCCGATGATGGTGATATTATCACATACTCAATTAATGGTAATGTTCAACCATTCCCCGGCATATATAAAAATAGTTGTCGCACCGAGTTGGAGATTGCGCTCAATAATAAGAATCTTTCTGTCCACAATTTTATTAAAAATTGTAAACTAAAAATATTTCCTTTCGAAAAATATTTTCAAAAGAATTCATCTTTAACTTTTGAGAATATTAATACCTCGTTTCAATATCTCTCCCTCCTGAAGTCAGACTTATAA
- a CDS encoding MOSC domain-containing protein produces the protein MTNNESKGKIVALNISKKKGIPKTNVDGVKLIEDWGIEGDVHAGKWHRQISFLAIESIKKMHAKGLNVRPGAFAENITTEFLNLPQLFIGDKIIIGGSVLEITQIGKECHSKCAIYYHAGDCVMPREGIFARVLKGGIVKIGDEIYIVTVPKIINTEVLG, from the coding sequence ATGACTAATAACGAATCAAAAGGCAAAATCGTTGCCCTTAATATCAGCAAGAAAAAAGGGATCCCCAAGACAAATGTTGATGGCGTGAAGCTCATCGAAGACTGGGGGATAGAAGGTGATGTACACGCCGGCAAATGGCATCGTCAGATAAGCTTTCTTGCAATTGAGAGCATTAAAAAGATGCACGCAAAGGGATTAAACGTCCGACCGGGAGCCTTCGCAGAGAACATCACGACAGAATTTTTGAATCTTCCACAATTATTCATCGGTGACAAAATAATTATTGGAGGGTCAGTATTAGAAATAACTCAAATCGGAAAAGAATGTCATTCCAAATGCGCAATTTATTATCATGCAGGTGATTGTGTTATGCCTCGGGAGGGCATCTTCGCGCGAGTACTAAAAGGTGGGATTGTTAAAATCGGTGATGAAATCTATATCGTTACCGTACCAAAAATAATTAATACAGAAGTGTTGGGATAA
- a CDS encoding molybdopterin molybdotransferase MoeA: MLTDYNSALRLVLKYSGGIGTEVVNIEDSLGLFLAKDLSAISDLPRFTSSAVDSYGVKIADLINANDENPAALKLVGEIKAGDSSKIKIHRGECLRILTGAPIPSGIDAVVMKEFTKKEGITIFFYTSPKLGDNFRYKGEEFRKGKMILPKYTQISPSVVGLLTSLGIKKIRVFKKPRVAVLVTGNELVEIGKKLKFGQIYDSNFYTLSSSLRQMDIDAINLGIAKDNKAELLKKIRLGLKKSDLLLVSGGISVGEYDYVQGIFDKLKIKKIFWRIAIKPGKPTYFGVKGKKLIFGLPGNPVASLLIFNQIVKPAIRKMMGENKHQPIILCAKLDEELKKRSGRLELVRGLLTANSRNEIVVTPTKGQGSHMLSGMADANCLIHFPVEALILKKGSNVKVELMK, from the coding sequence ATGTTAACAGATTATAATAGCGCATTACGGTTAGTGCTGAAGTATTCCGGTGGTATTGGCACCGAAGTCGTCAACATCGAAGATTCTTTGGGATTATTTTTAGCTAAGGATCTATCCGCAATTTCCGATCTTCCGAGATTTACTTCTTCAGCCGTGGATAGTTATGGTGTCAAGATCGCAGACCTCATAAATGCAAACGATGAAAATCCCGCGGCGCTAAAGTTAGTTGGTGAAATTAAAGCAGGTGATTCTTCGAAAATTAAAATACATCGAGGCGAATGTTTACGAATTTTAACCGGTGCACCAATTCCTTCTGGCATCGATGCTGTGGTGATGAAAGAATTTACAAAAAAGGAAGGAATCACTATCTTCTTTTATACCTCGCCAAAATTAGGAGATAATTTTCGATACAAAGGTGAAGAATTTAGAAAAGGGAAAATGATCCTTCCGAAGTATACACAAATCAGTCCTTCGGTTGTTGGATTGTTGACTTCGTTAGGAATTAAAAAGATCAGAGTTTTTAAAAAACCAAGAGTCGCTGTCCTGGTAACGGGCAACGAACTTGTTGAAATAGGAAAGAAATTAAAATTCGGACAAATCTACGATTCAAATTTTTATACTCTTTCCTCCTCATTGAGACAAATGGATATTGATGCAATTAATTTAGGTATTGCTAAAGACAATAAAGCTGAATTGTTGAAAAAGATTAGACTCGGTTTAAAGAAATCGGATCTATTACTCGTCTCTGGTGGAATCTCAGTGGGTGAGTATGATTACGTGCAGGGAATATTTGATAAATTAAAGATTAAGAAAATATTCTGGCGAATCGCCATTAAGCCTGGAAAGCCGACTTACTTCGGAGTAAAAGGAAAGAAGCTTATTTTCGGCTTGCCCGGAAATCCTGTAGCTTCGCTGCTCATCTTCAATCAAATAGTAAAACCGGCTATCAGAAAGATGATGGGGGAAAATAAACATCAGCCGATAATATTATGCGCGAAATTGGATGAGGAGCTAAAGAAGCGTTCAGGTCGACTTGAATTAGTGCGTGGATTGCTTACAGCCAATTCGAGAAATGAAATAGTTGTTACACCAACAAAAGGGCAAGGTTCTCATATGCTCAGCGGAATGGCAGATGCCAATTGTTTAATTCATTTCCCGGTAGAAGCGTTGATCCTGAAAAAGGGTTCTAATGTTAAAGTTGAGTTGATGAAGTGA
- a CDS encoding bifunctional molybdenum cofactor biosynthesis protein MoaC/MoaB, with protein sequence MIDISNKTKTLRTAVARATLKLSNNTIELIHQNKIPKGDPLSVAKVAAVQSAKNASQIIPYCHPIPVDYVGVDFELGDKKIDVTITVKAIYKTGVEMEALMAASVAVLTLYDMMKMFDEEMEILSIKLISKKGGKSDFKTEFKKPLRAAVLVMSDSISAGKKSDESGKIIQDRLVKHGIIVADYSIIPDDAETIKSKLIDYSDDMKLDLVMTTGGTGFSPRDFSPEATMGVIEREIPGIPEAMRVYGQERTPYSMLSRGKAGIRGKTIIVNLPGSKKGVTESLDALFPPLLHAFKMLWMETH encoded by the coding sequence ATGATCGATATCTCAAATAAAACTAAAACACTGAGGACTGCGGTTGCGCGCGCGACGCTCAAATTATCAAACAATACTATTGAACTCATCCATCAAAATAAAATCCCCAAAGGCGATCCCCTTTCTGTTGCAAAAGTAGCTGCTGTTCAATCAGCAAAAAACGCGAGTCAGATTATTCCTTACTGTCACCCGATCCCTGTTGATTATGTTGGTGTCGATTTTGAGTTGGGGGATAAGAAAATTGATGTTACAATTACAGTAAAAGCGATTTACAAAACCGGCGTTGAGATGGAAGCGCTGATGGCTGCATCCGTTGCCGTTCTTACACTTTACGACATGATGAAAATGTTTGATGAAGAAATGGAAATTTTATCTATCAAACTCATCAGTAAAAAAGGTGGCAAGTCTGATTTTAAAACTGAATTCAAAAAACCTTTGCGTGCCGCGGTGCTTGTAATGTCGGATTCTATTTCTGCGGGAAAGAAAAGCGATGAGTCTGGAAAAATAATTCAAGACAGATTAGTTAAACATGGAATTATTGTAGCTGATTATTCCATTATCCCCGATGATGCAGAAACGATTAAATCGAAATTAATCGATTACTCGGATGATATGAAGCTCGATTTGGTTATGACAACCGGAGGCACAGGATTCAGTCCGAGGGATTTTTCTCCCGAAGCAACCATGGGAGTAATCGAAAGAGAAATTCCCGGAATTCCTGAAGCGATGCGCGTTTACGGGCAAGAACGTACGCCATACTCAATGCTCTCGCGAGGTAAAGCCGGTATTCGCGGCAAAACAATTATTGTAAATCTGCCGGGTTCAAAGAAAGGTGTTACCGAATCTCTCGACGCACTTTTTCCGCCGTTATTACACGCATTTAAAATGCTGTGGATGGAAACTCACTAA
- the moaA gene encoding GTP 3',8-cyclase MoaA, with the protein MTHLTDTYNRKHDYLRISVTDRCNLRCSYCIPPQGIRLKERSEILTFDEVERLTRIFALMGVKKIRLTGGEPLVRKDLPRLIHRLSAIPGIQIIGMTTNGVLLKSFARELKQAGLTNLNVSLDSLRPSRFEMISGRQHFDDVIDGIYASLETGFQPLKLNMVVMGGINDDELLDFIEFVRGKPINVRFIEYMPFKFNQWNRAKFVSFQQMMETIDKKFELQPVESQSENSVTKDFWIDGFVGTVSFITSMSDHFCGTCNRIRLTADGSIKSCLFHQAEINLHSALRSNRSDESIEKIIRSAVLQKQFEHPVSEELVKIENRSMIQIGG; encoded by the coding sequence ATGACTCATCTGACAGATACATATAACCGCAAGCACGATTATCTCCGTATTTCAGTAACGGATAGGTGTAATCTTCGTTGCAGCTATTGCATACCACCGCAAGGTATACGGTTAAAGGAGCGGAGTGAGATACTTACATTCGATGAGGTTGAGCGCCTGACGAGAATATTTGCGTTGATGGGAGTGAAGAAGATTCGCTTGACCGGTGGTGAACCGCTTGTGAGAAAAGATTTACCAAGGCTCATCCATAGATTATCAGCCATTCCCGGAATTCAGATTATCGGCATGACGACAAACGGAGTTTTGCTAAAATCATTTGCCAGGGAATTGAAACAAGCTGGACTTACCAATTTGAATGTCAGTCTAGATTCTCTTAGACCTTCGCGGTTCGAAATGATTTCAGGCAGGCAACATTTCGATGATGTCATTGATGGAATATATGCTTCGCTTGAAACGGGTTTTCAACCACTGAAATTGAATATGGTAGTCATGGGGGGTATCAACGACGATGAGCTCCTGGATTTTATCGAATTTGTGAGAGGAAAACCGATCAATGTCCGCTTCATTGAATATATGCCGTTCAAGTTTAATCAGTGGAATCGGGCAAAATTTGTTTCATTTCAACAGATGATGGAAACTATTGATAAGAAGTTTGAATTGCAACCTGTGGAATCTCAGTCTGAAAATTCGGTAACAAAAGATTTTTGGATTGATGGGTTTGTTGGAACGGTTAGTTTCATTACATCGATGTCAGATCATTTCTGTGGAACCTGTAACAGAATCAGACTGACTGCTGATGGCTCCATCAAGTCTTGTCTTTTTCATCAAGCAGAAATTAATTTGCATTCTGCGTTACGAAGCAATCGATCCGATGAATCAATTGAAAAAATAATTCGCTCGGCTGTTCTGCAAAAACAATTTGAACATCCTGTTTCGGAAGAATTAGTAAAAATTGAAAATAGAAGCATGATACAAATAGGTGGTTAA
- a CDS encoding rhodanese-like domain-containing protein, translated as MKNFFPKLSLNKKLALLAFILGLIAIFAGNPYRGSSVTLDTKELSLIVDKTVDHVSAEELADWIIQGKSDFKLLDLRTEKEFNEYHIPSAELVPLAELNQYPLLRNEKIVLYSEGGIHSAQAWMLLRANGYKAVYMLFGGLEEWADKILFPKLAQNATPEQTTAFEKMKEVSKFFGGSPQVGGATEEVSSKKPMPKLEMPTGGSAPTAGKKKKKEGC; from the coding sequence GTGAAAAACTTTTTTCCAAAACTTTCGTTGAATAAAAAACTTGCCCTGCTGGCATTTATTCTTGGATTAATCGCGATATTTGCAGGTAATCCTTACCGTGGAAGCTCTGTTACATTGGATACTAAAGAGTTGTCGCTCATCGTGGACAAAACAGTTGACCACGTATCTGCAGAAGAGCTTGCCGATTGGATAATTCAGGGAAAGAGCGATTTTAAACTACTCGATCTCAGAACAGAAAAAGAATTCAACGAGTACCATATTCCCTCAGCAGAACTAGTTCCGTTAGCAGAGTTGAATCAATATCCGTTATTACGGAATGAAAAAATTGTTTTATACTCGGAAGGCGGTATCCATTCAGCTCAAGCGTGGATGTTGTTAAGGGCAAATGGATATAAAGCTGTATACATGCTGTTCGGTGGGTTGGAAGAATGGGCAGATAAAATTCTTTTCCCAAAACTTGCACAAAACGCAACTCCTGAACAAACCACCGCATTCGAAAAAATGAAAGAAGTGAGCAAATTCTTCGGCGGCTCGCCGCAAGTCGGCGGCGCTACGGAAGAAGTATCTTCGAAAAAACCGATGCCGAAACTTGAAATGCCGACCGGAGGATCCGCTCCGACGGCAGGCAAAAAGAAGAAAAAAGAAGGTTGTTAA
- a CDS encoding YeeE/YedE family protein: MNTPFFKYGLFGDDVSLVIAFVIGIGFGFFLERAGFGNGRKLAAQFYFNDLTVFKVMFTAIITAMVGIYYLSVIGWMDLSLVYLNPTYIVPQTIGGLLLGFGFVIGGYCPGTSCVSAVTGKIDGMVYLLGIVVGIFIFGEIFPLVSNFYNSTPMGQITLSQLFNIPYGILVFAVVMMAIGGFAAAEWAEKKLGNKIVEP, from the coding sequence ATGAACACACCTTTTTTTAAATATGGATTATTCGGCGATGATGTTAGTTTAGTTATTGCATTTGTTATTGGTATCGGATTCGGATTTTTCTTAGAGAGGGCAGGATTCGGTAATGGACGTAAATTGGCGGCTCAATTTTACTTCAATGATCTCACGGTTTTCAAAGTAATGTTCACGGCAATCATTACGGCGATGGTCGGTATTTATTATTTATCAGTGATCGGTTGGATGGATTTATCATTGGTTTACTTGAATCCAACATACATCGTTCCACAAACAATCGGCGGATTACTTTTAGGATTCGGATTTGTGATCGGTGGGTATTGTCCAGGCACTTCGTGTGTTTCAGCCGTCACCGGAAAGATAGACGGAATGGTCTACTTACTCGGTATTGTTGTCGGTATATTCATCTTCGGTGAAATCTTCCCGCTTGTAAGCAATTTCTACAACTCCACACCGATGGGGCAGATTACACTTTCACAATTATTCAATATTCCATATGGAATTTTAGTATTTGCCGTTGTCATGATGGCAATAGGTGGATTTGCCGCCGCTGAATGGGCAGAAAAAAAACTTGGTAATAAAATAGTGGAGCCGTAA
- a CDS encoding YeeE/YedE family protein, translating to MSSTSNEVQHGPKPYWNPYLSGMGLGLVLLLSYVIMGRGLGASGAFSSLVATGVSAIAPEHAKANEFYNEYLADTTKSPLKDWLVFEVLGVLAGGFISGALAGRIKKTVEKGPHISVSGRLLYAFVGGAIMGIGAKLARGCTSGQALTGGAVLNVGSWAFILAVFGGAYMFAYFFRRQWR from the coding sequence ATGTCATCAACATCAAACGAAGTTCAACACGGTCCAAAGCCATACTGGAATCCGTATCTTTCCGGTATGGGTTTGGGACTCGTGCTTCTTTTATCGTACGTTATCATGGGGCGCGGGCTTGGCGCGTCAGGCGCATTCTCCTCGCTTGTAGCAACAGGTGTCAGTGCAATCGCTCCCGAACATGCGAAGGCAAATGAATTTTACAATGAATATCTTGCTGATACAACAAAAAGTCCGTTGAAAGACTGGCTCGTTTTCGAAGTGCTTGGAGTATTAGCCGGTGGATTTATTTCCGGCGCGCTTGCGGGAAGAATTAAAAAGACAGTCGAGAAAGGTCCTCACATTTCTGTCAGCGGCAGATTACTCTATGCATTTGTCGGTGGGGCAATAATGGGTATCGGTGCAAAACTTGCTCGTGGTTGCACAAGCGGTCAGGCGCTGACTGGGGGCGCCGTTCTGAACGTCGGCAGTTGGGCATTTATACTTGCTGTTTTTGGTGGTGCTTATATGTTTGCATACTTTTTTAGGAGACAATGGAGATGA
- the nrfD gene encoding polysulfide reductase NrfD — protein sequence MNEYTTTRHNELVDPSLHIWGWEIPVYLFIGGLVAGMMIITGYFIFKGKYKDKACVCRSLPLLGMIILSAGMFALFLDLEHKLYTWRLYLTFKATSPMSWGAWILIVVYPTMIASFLVNVPEYFSRKFPWMVGISEKLQQHKYAVKNIGVVNMLLGGLLGIYTGVLLSALGARPLWNSSMLWLLFLVSGLSAASAFVHMVAKRVEERELLAKADNGFLILEIFVIGLFIIGMLTSTKVHIQSALVLLSGLYAPAFWVFVLGIGIVIPLILQLLAVNHKIKHTPIAPIMVIVGGLVLRFVIVYAGQYTHWVDAAF from the coding sequence ATGAACGAGTATACAACAACACGTCATAACGAATTGGTCGATCCGTCACTCCACATCTGGGGATGGGAAATTCCGGTTTATCTTTTTATAGGCGGATTGGTTGCCGGGATGATGATCATTACCGGTTATTTCATTTTCAAAGGAAAATACAAAGACAAAGCATGTGTGTGCCGATCGCTTCCGTTATTAGGAATGATAATTCTGAGCGCAGGCATGTTTGCATTGTTCCTCGATCTTGAGCATAAGCTATACACGTGGAGATTGTATTTAACATTCAAAGCTACCTCGCCTATGTCGTGGGGTGCGTGGATATTAATCGTTGTTTATCCAACTATGATTGCCAGTTTCTTGGTCAACGTGCCTGAATATTTTTCGAGGAAATTTCCATGGATGGTTGGGATTTCCGAAAAACTCCAGCAGCATAAATATGCAGTGAAAAATATTGGTGTCGTCAATATGTTGCTGGGTGGATTGCTTGGAATCTATACCGGAGTATTATTAAGCGCGTTAGGTGCGCGCCCTTTGTGGAACAGTTCGATGCTCTGGCTTTTATTCTTAGTATCAGGATTATCTGCCGCATCAGCGTTCGTTCACATGGTTGCAAAGAGAGTTGAGGAAAGAGAGTTGCTTGCAAAAGCTGATAACGGTTTTTTAATACTTGAAATATTCGTTATCGGTTTATTTATAATCGGAATGCTAACATCAACAAAAGTACATATTCAATCGGCTCTTGTACTTTTGAGTGGATTATATGCACCTGCATTCTGGGTATTTGTATTAGGAATTGGAATTGTGATTCCGTTGATATTACAACTATTGGCAGTGAATCATAAAATCAAACATACTCCAATAGCGCCGATCATGGTAATTGTGGGTGGATTAGTTTTGAGGTTTGTGATTGTTTACGCTGGACAGTATACGCACTGGGTAGATGCTGCATTTTAG
- a CDS encoding 4Fe-4S dicluster domain-containing protein encodes MARFGMVIDTKKCVGCMDCVVACKTENDVPEAFNRDWIVQDVRGKNPDLHMEIRTERCNHCDNPPCVYCCPTGASHVHDLGGIVLVTHDLCIGCKACLASCPYDARFIHPEGYADKCTFCVHRVERGLDPACVSVCPTHCMYFGDLDDPNSQVSKLLASRKNHSLIPEAGTKPQMFYLV; translated from the coding sequence ATGGCACGATTTGGAATGGTGATTGATACGAAAAAATGCGTCGGCTGCATGGATTGTGTTGTTGCATGTAAAACAGAAAACGATGTTCCCGAAGCATTCAACCGCGATTGGATAGTGCAGGATGTACGCGGTAAAAATCCTGATCTTCATATGGAAATCAGAACTGAACGTTGTAACCATTGCGATAATCCTCCGTGTGTTTATTGCTGTCCCACAGGGGCAAGTCATGTGCACGATCTTGGCGGCATAGTTCTCGTAACTCACGATTTATGTATAGGTTGCAAGGCATGCCTCGCATCGTGTCCGTATGATGCAAGGTTTATTCATCCCGAAGGTTACGCGGACAAATGTACTTTCTGCGTTCACCGGGTTGAGAGGGGATTGGATCCTGCTTGTGTTTCGGTTTGTCCGACCCATTGCATGTACTTCGGAGATTTAGACGATCCGAACAGTCAGGTAAGCAAGCTTCTTGCATCAAGAAAAAATCATTCATTGATTCCAGAAGCAGGAACAAAACCACAAATGTTTTATTTAGTGTGA